One window of Equus caballus isolate H_3958 breed thoroughbred chromosome 3, TB-T2T, whole genome shotgun sequence genomic DNA carries:
- the HPGDS gene encoding hematopoietic prostaglandin D synthase isoform X2 — MPNYKLTYFNMRGRAEIIRYIFAYLDIKYEDHRIEQADWPEIKSALPFGKIPILEVDGLNLHQSLAIARYLTRNTDLAGKTELEQCEVDAIVDTLDDFMSRFPWAEKRQDIKDQTFNELLTYDAPHLLQDLDTYLGEKEWLIGNSVTWADFYWEICSTTLLVFKPDLLDVHPRLVTVRKKVQAIPAIADWIQRRPQTRL; from the exons AAACTCACTTATTTTAATATGAGGGGAAGGGCAGAAATTATCCGttacatatttgcatatttagaCATAAAGTATGAAGACCACCGAATAGAACAAGCTGATTGGCCTGAAATCAAATCAG CTCTTCCATTTGGCAAAATCCCCATTTTGGAAGTCGATGGGCTTAACCTTCACCAGAGCCTCGCAATAGCAAGATACTTGACCAGAAACACAG ATTTGGCTGGAAAAACAGAATTGGAACAATGTGAAGTTGATGCAATTGTGGACACGTTGGATGATTTCATGTCACGTTTTCCTTGGGCAGAGAAGAGACAAGATATAAAA GATCAGACGTTTAATGAGCTACTTACCTATGATGCACCTCATCTTCTGCAAGATTTGGACACATATTTAGGGGAAAAAGAGTGGTTGATTGGTAACTCT GTGACTTGGGCAGATTTCTACTGGGAAATCTGCAGTACCACACTTTTGGTCTTTAAACCTGACTTGTTGGATGTCCATCCCAGGCTGGTGACGGTACGGAAGAAAGTCCAAGCCATTCCTGCCATCGCTGACTGGATACAACGAAGGCCCCAAACCAGACTCTAG